The Sceloporus undulatus isolate JIND9_A2432 ecotype Alabama chromosome 7, SceUnd_v1.1, whole genome shotgun sequence genome segment ggggcagagatgacttgaaggcacacaacaacgcaACAACGTCCCAGTCTCCCCCACACCCAGTCTGGTTCCTCTcaatatcatagaatcaaagaatcatagaattggaagagaccagaagggccattcagtccaaccccctgccatgcaggaaatccaaatcaaagcatccctgacagatggccatccagcctctgcttaaagacctccaaggaaggagattccaccatcctccattgagagagtttgttccactgtcaaacagcccttactatcaggaagttcctcctaatgttgaggtggaatctcttttcctgcaccttgcatccattgctctgggtcctagtctctggagcagcagaaaataagcttgctccctcctcaatatgacatcccttcaaatatttaaacaaggctatcatatcacctcttaactttctcttctccagactaaacatccccagcttcctaagtcgttcctcatagggcttcatggtttccagaaccttcaccattttagtcgccttcctttggacacgctccagtttctcaacacttttttgaattgtagtgcccagaactggacacaatattccaggtggggcctgaccaaagcagaatacagtggcactattgcttctcttgatctagacattatacttttattgatgcaacctaaaattgcattggcctttttagctgccgcaatATGGaatggactacatctcccagcattcccaaGCCAGCATGTCTCTAATCACGATGTCACATCGGGATGTCCAGGAATCTCTTAACTCCCAAACCCAGACAGGTGAACGCCAGAGCCTCTACTGACTCGGTTAGCAAAGAAGTGCTGGGAAGTTCACCTGATCCGGTCACTGGTCCCGCTGTAGCCCCAGCGGCTCTCCACCTGCTGGAAACGGTTAATGCTGCATTCTTTCCCCCTCAGGCAACAGCGGGGGCGGTCAATGAACTCCACCCGGGGCTTGGGGTTGACAGTAAAGTGGAGGAAGAGGCTGACGACTTCACGGTCTGTGAGGATCCCCGACTGAGCCGGACCTGGAGAAGGCAGAAAAAGACAAGAGCTCAGGAATCATAGCCAGCTCTTGTGGGTACATTAGGCTACTGCAGTGGTTCCTAGccattggtcctccagaagttttggacttcagctcccataattcctgactcttggctaagttggctggggcttctgacgAAACAAAtgggaggaccaaagattggggaCCACTGGGCTAGCATAACAATGTTATACTACACCTAGGTTGCACAGTGACCATGAAGGAAAAAAGGTGTATTATGGGCTTCTTCAGGAAAAAAAGACAGCTGGGGTATCAAGTAACCTATTTCTCCAGTGCCAGCTTTTTCCTCTGGAGTGTGTTCTGCCTGGAGCAAAAAAGGCTCTGGGAAGGACAGCTTGACAAATCATGGGATCGGTAATTTTGCAAGCCAGCTTTTCAAAGTGCTTTTAGTTTTGCAGCCTCCCCTGGAAAGATCAAAGAAAAAGGCCAAATGGAACTGGAAGACTTTCACTTCCCAACAATAAACATGACAAATCCACGTTCCATCATGACTTCTGTGCTCACAGCCTTTTTACTGTTGCACACCTCCCTTGTTGTGATGCCAGGGAGAACCTCAACCTTTATTGTTAaatgcatgtgtgcatacacaatCCACCAGGGGATTTTACCTCAACTGGTTAGTTATGTGTGCCCTCTCAGATTTGAAAGCCTGTTTGGAATGGGGCGTTCCCATTTACCTGCAGCAAACTCCTCAATTGTCATCAAGGGGAAGCGGATGAGTGAGAGGGCTTTGCCAAGGGCCTTCCGCTTATTCTCAGGAACCACTTGCAACTGCTGCCTCTGGCATTCGGCCTCTGACCACCGGACCACAGCGTTGAAGAGGCGCACTTCGCGGATGCCCAGAGTGTCCCGTTCCAGGACAGCCACCAGAGTGTCTGCCAAGCAAAGACAGTCACGTTAGCAGACGCATCCCTCATTCACTGCTTTTTTTCAGAAGGCAAATGGGGAGTGAAGAGCGAGTGTCGCTTTCACGCCTCTTTACTCCTCAcccaggggggaaaaaggaatgttttaatactaatactaccgtatatattcatgtacaagtggacctcatgtataagtcgagggaaggtctCAGGGTAAAAATCATGGATGAGTTTAAAACTTAGGGGGCTGTAACTAAGGTTGCAAAGGGGAAAACACgacttccctccttctcctctggacCTCCTCTGACCAGCCAACACTACTTCCCTGGTGCTGGATGAcaagttttaacattggattgggaaGGGACAGAAGTGGAGCTAAATGAGGgggtttctttgatgggaagagaagactTTCACATCGGATGgaaacctctttctctctctctctctctctctctctctcacacacacacacacacacacacctgcctcaAGGCACAAAGAGTGGGGCATCAGGTGGtgcttgttttaggacctttctaagcagtattagcaAACTGGCCTGTATctaagttgacccaggattttagggtcaattttagGGCATAAATTTCCTGACTTGTCGAGTATATATGGAAATAATAATGACAACGACTGCAAAAGCAAGGGAAGGACATGGTAAAATAATTGCCATACCACAAATTCTGCTACTGAAGTTAAACAAACCGAACAGCCCTGCATATCTTAGTCTGTATAACTTATCGTGATcatgagggaaagaaaaggaagtatgcaggagtttttcagattttgactCACTGTAGATATACTTTGCAGCCATAATGACTTACGACTATTTTTCCCCCATGGAAATGTTCAAGGAGTTGTCTATGTTCCTGCACACTACATATATGCAGCTGCCAGTTCCAGAATCTCAAACAGCCAGAACCCAAGCAGGCTAAAGAAATATAAAGTCAAAGGGAAACTGCAGGCAGCACCACGACTCCTGCCAAATATATACAAGGAACATACCCAGATCAATATCTGTGAAGCCTTCGGCATTGATGGCGTCGGACGTGTTCTTATCTATGTTTTCCAGGCAAAGGCTTGCCAGCTGGGGCTCATCAAAAAGTCTTGCCTAAAACAGAGACATCAGCCAGCAAGGAAAATTAATTCTGCAATGGGTTCTACACTCCCACGATGTCCACTTTATGCAGAGTAGCACACAAAACACTCTAGTCTTTAGTAGACCTTTTGAGCACTGACAGACCTTAATACAGGCTGGGTCTCCctcatctggaattccaaaatccaaaactgtccacattggtggctgagacactgacacctttgctttctagtgGCTCagtacacacactttgtttcatgcacaaaattactaaaaatattatGTAGAAAATTACCTTCTGactgtgtataaggtgtatatgaaacataaatgaatttaatgtttagctTTGGGTCTCATTTCCAAGAGCTCTCATTATGTATACGCAAGTATTCCAAAtcccccaaaaatccaaaatccgaaacacttctgttcccaaacttttcggataaaggagactcaacctgtaacatgTTGCACTAtctatatacttttttaaaaaaaattggaatgtttgcaattgcttttaattctattgatagtttaattatctTAAGTTTTGCATGATGTGTTTATATTGTGTGCCTTCGTACATTTTAAGTTTTATAAGCCACTTCAAGTCCTAGgagtgggaaaaaggtgggatgtgtgtggtgtagtagtttgagtgttggactaggactctggagatcagggttcaattcccagcttggccatgaaacccacgagGTGAGAgcatgagcaagtcacacgctctcagcctcaggcaatgctaagcctcctctgaacaaatcttgacaggaAAACAcaacaatagggttgccttagagtctccataagtcggaaacaacaacaacaataaaatagacAGGCAGACAAGCAATTAAGCTCTGCAATTAAGAACAAGGGCTTCCAAACATACTGGTACCTGTGTTAGAAGCATGAAAGCGTTATCTGCTCTCAGGTTTTTCTTCAGGAACTCCACGCAGTGTGCTTCCAGAGCAGGAACTGCATACTTCTTTGCTGTGTAAAGAGTCGTCATGACAGTCTCTGGCCCAATCTGAACTTCATCTGAATAGAGAAACCTGGAAACAAGAAATGGAGAAGGGGCCTTTTAACCTAAACACAACGCACGTTGAAATGAAATAAGTTAGCTGTGGTGTAACAAAGACCTTTCCATCCACATAAAAAGGAGGCAATTCTCTATTCTGCAACTGATTCAAGACCACCTGAAGCCCAAAGGCAGCCTAGCTAACCCTTCTAGCCCAATAAAACTATCActattttatggattttgaatATCATATTTTGTTATGTGGCTAAGACgcctacccctggatatgtttacgAGTATATATGGCAATACAAGTAGAGCATACAAGCTCCCCTCCGCATCCCAAGCTCAAGACCCCAATTCTTGAAATTGTAACATTGGATATAGGGATTGGAGCCTGGAAGGAGAGTAAAAGAGCAACCGCAAGCACAATCCTTGCCTTCATCTTTTAAAGTTCTCCACAATGTATATTTAGAGCATGTTTAGAAGGCAACTCCACAATGTGATGTCAAAAGTAATTCATTACtgtgaagccttcgacttcacagtaatTCATTTGCTCAAGAACCGGAGAGAGGCTGAAGGTGAAAGTTTGTTCTCTGTTGTCCTAGACCTAGAGGGTAGGACTAGGTCTAATGATTTTAAGTTACAGGGCAGATAGATTTTGGCTGAACTTTGGAAGGAATCTCTTGAAGTTAAGAGCAATTGGGCAATGGAGCCAATGACTTCTTAGAGAATTAGTGGGGTCTCGGGTTTTGGGACTTCTTCAAAAAGAGGTTAGACCTACTAAAGTTCTGCACTGAGCAGGAGATTTGGGAATTGGGGTcccctttccaactctaggattatatgatatttgaaagactggaaaataAAGTTAAGGGTTTGCAGTCAGAATTATGGAACAGCACAGAGCTCTGAAAAGACAGGCTTGGAAAAACACAGCCATGAGTGGCAGAACCTTTTATATCTACATCTGTGTCGACTTGTGACTGCTCCACTCTTAAACCAACCCTCACTATGAGACACTGGCTGCAATTTCTTCAGGGAGATTCATTCTGCAGAAGTGAAGCTTACTTCAGCAAAGCTAAGAAAGCGGCCGGTTCCACGTCAGGGAGCTCTATCTCTGTGGACGTTGTCGCCATCCCACCGTTGAACATTGCATCGAATACCGCACTGCCCACCGCCAGCACAAACCTGACATTTTgaacaaggagaagaagaagaagaaaatattcattttggACTCCACTTACAATCCCATTTTTACGTGAAACGTTCTGAGCATTTAAACCTTCAAAGTCACCATTCTAAATAGTAGCCTTGTGAGCTTAAAGTGAGGGTGCCAAACTGAATCCCACAAATCCCAATCCCAttgtaggagaaaggcaggatatgaatccttgaaaataataataacagatctTTCATTTGACCATTCACTAACCCTAGCTCTAAACAGGTATCAGCAATGACACGCAGGCCTGAATTTCATTCCCAAGTAGCACAGAGGCTCTATTTAGCAGCAACAAACAGATAGGATTTAATGGTTTACAGCAACCTGTTTGCCTGTGTACCTGACCCATGCTGAAATTAATCCACATTACCCAGATGTCCGTTTGACAGTTATCCCAAGTCCCAGGGCTGAGAACAGCCACCGCAGCCTTGTACATCAAAGAacacaaatgttttttaaaacacatataataCAGAGCAAGCAGGGCTGCAGCCCAAACAAGCCCAAAGAAGTCTAGCTGTGCCCCCCTCAAAAAACAGAAAGTGCAGTTTTTCTAAGCCCTGTCTAGAATGGCTAGACCTTATTTGTGGTTCCCAAGAGAGTCAGACAGCCACAACATCTTACGACCTCTGATTTGCTATGACTagagcacactctctcagctctgtCTCTAACCCTGAAGCCTTTACACTCTTTTACAGCATAGGAAAAAACTGAATAGCCACAACCATGGCAGGGTTGGAAACATCCCTCTGTGACTTCCAGGCCTCACTCCACTATCACATCGAGAAACCTGGCACTgacatccacactggggaaatgaCCCAATCTGACACCGTTTTAAACTGTCTTGGCCCAATGCTATGGCACCCAAgggtttgtggtggcaccagagctctctgacagtgaagactGGACATCTCAcagaagtacaaatcccagaatcccatagcattgagccatggcagctgtgtcaaactgcagtacagatgcagcttaGATGACGCACGCTGGttttcgaaccctggcctcccagaggcctaggccagcactcaaaccatggcTCTCATTGGCCAGATGTACTCACAAGGGGGTTAacctggccttcctctgaggctgagagagtgtgacctgcccaaggtcacccagtgggtctccatggccaaggggagattcaaaccttggtctcccagagtcctacctgttgtggtgtgccttcaagttgtttctgacttagggcaaccctaaggtatcatggggttttcttggcaagtttcttcagagggaggttgccattaccatcctcaaaggctgagagagtgtgacttgaccaagattcGTGGCCAAggagagattcaaaccttggtttcccagagtcctaggccaatgCTGAAATCCCTACACCATTCTGGGTCTCTTTCACCCATAATATATACAACAGGTCCCCTTTCAgccctacaaacacacacacacacttacttttctCCACACAACCTGTACCCACACCATGCTACCTCCTTCATATTTGCTCCATCTCCCTGATACACAGACCATATACACAATTAtttccccaccacacacacacacacacacacacacacacacacacacctatacatGCACACATTACTGACACATTTCCCTTGTCCAGATACCAGCACTTTTTCCCCCAGGTGATTGAGAgactgacacctttgctttggTGTATACACACTTTGCTTCATGTGCAAACATTgcttaaaatattgtgtatcagGTTGTTTGTATAAGGTGTAAATGAGacataattttgtgtttagaaatTGGGACtcgtctccaagatatctcataacGTACATATGCGcaaatacacttgtccttccctatttgctagggttaggggcacaagacccctgtgaatatggaaaagacacctctctaggaatctctaggtcctccagggcaactctgtggtcaacgtccgacagatactgaccatagaattgcaatggaggagcttcaaaggcctagtagagtgtcctctctaggaatctctaggtctttcagtgcaacttttagttaaagctgaccatagagttgcactggaggacctagatattcctagagagaacatattaatcaaatccatgaataatcaattctgcaaatatcaaagccacaaatatggagggatgaatgaacatgtattctgaaatccaaagaaatccaaaaccctaaacacttctggtcccaagtatttggGAGAAGGCAGACTCAACCTATACTAACTATCCTATATTAGCCATAAACCCCCCAACTGCTCCCCTGACAACCCACCTTACACctgccaccctccctccctcacctgcAGGATTTACACACACATTATGGTTACGTTTACCTTTACAACATAAACATTTATACATATGCACATGTATCAAATGCATTTTCCTCCTCTCACAACCAGCACCCACCCaggtttgtgtgtatatgtgtgcaccaTGTGTctgtgtaacacacacacacacacacacacacacacacatatgtatgtatatatgggaAAAGGAGGTGATGCAGATTATGGGGCATAAggatacacacatgtacacaacCAACCCCCCcatgtttgtgtgcatatgtatgcaCTGTAtctgtgtgtctatatatacactaacacagagaaatatataatacacacacacacacacacacacacacacacggaggaaAGTGATGGAGATAGTTTGTATTATGAGGTGAGGCATATAgggatggatacacacacacacacactttctgccCCTCACAACCAACCTCTCATCATGCTTGTATGTATTCATATatatagtgtgtatgtgtatccatacaaacacacatatatatggggaAAGGAGGTGATGGAAATATACATGCACACGGACTTCCTagtgtatatatatgcatattcacacacacacacaatatatatatatacacacacacacaagcacagacCTCCCCTCATAACGTCACCCCCCCAGCTGTATTTCATCCCCTGgtgcatgtatgtgcatatgcaaacacaggtatgtgtttatgtatgggtgtgaggggcacacacacacatatacatacacatgcccacacacatacacctccCCTCATAACCTAATCCCCCAACCATGTTTCCTACCTGGTGTATCTAtatacaaacacatgcacacacacacacacacacatatatgggtgCGAGGgtcacaaacatgcacacacacacacatatatatatatatacacacacctgcACAAATACACACCTCCCCTCACAACCTCATCCCGCAACTCTGTTTCCCCCTGgtgtatgtatgggtgtgaggggcacaaacacatacatacctCCCCTCAAAGCGTATCTGTTTATGGGCATGAGGGACACACGCACACGCATAACCACACACCTCTCCACAACTTCACCCCCTggtatatgtatgcatgtgtgtatacgaACACACATAGGTATGTGTTTATGGGGGTGAGGGACAcaacgacacacacacacacacaaactatacatatatatatatagcgagagagagagagagagacatacacacacacacactttctatatatatatatatacacacacacatactcacactatatatatagacacatagACActatactatatatacacacacacaatatataaacATATAGACGCATATAGACGCATACACACTATAtagagacacacatacacacactatttATATAGACACagacactatacacacacacacacacactatatatatatatatatatatatatatatatatatatatatacacacacacacacacacacacatacacaagcacacaCCTCCCACCCCTTCCCGCCCCCGAGCcctgtgtcctcctcctccttcctgccgtGTGTCGATGCATGTCCACAAACGCAACCCCCCCATGAGCCGTGTCGTGTCGGTGTGTGTCCctccttgtgtgttgtgtgttgtgttgtgtctttCTACCTGTGAGCGGGGACCGGGTGTCCCCCGGGGCGTCCCTTGTGTCCTCCGACGACGAAGTGGACGTCGCTGAGGACCTCGTTGTTGAAGAGGAAGGCGAAGCGCTCCTGCACCGTCGGCTTCGTCGCCTGCCAGTTGTACGAAGGCTCCCGCCCCAGCGCCAAGGCCGACGCCGACGGAGGAGCAGGAGGCACCGGGCCGGACGGAGAAGACGccggggaaggagaagaagaagggacaAGGGCCGGGGGGGGCGTTGGTGGCGTCGGCCAAGGGCAGGAGAGGGTTGCCTCCGgccccggcggcggcggcggcgtggTGGTTGTGCGTAGGCCCCGCGAGGTTGGAGCaaggcggcggaggaggcggaggcggaggggagGATAATAACGGGGCAGGAGGCGGAGGGGCCCCGCTGTTGGCCTGAGGCGGCGGAGGCGCCGAGGAGAAGTTGAGGCCCGCTCCcgctcctcctccgccgccgccgccgaaggccccggccgccattttgtggcGAGGAGGAGCGACgccgctgaggaggaggaggaggacgggccTGGCTCGGCCCAGCAGCAGGCGGCACCAGGAGGAGCAGCACCAGCGGCACCCGCCCGCCCCCGGGCCCATCAGGAGCGAGAAGAGAAGACTAGCCCGCCGCTCCCAGGCCGCTTCGGACGCCCTTGGCGCAAGGCGAGGGGACGCCGGGAAGGGGAGTTTCGCGAGGCGCCGAGGCCGGCCTCTCTCCAGGCGCTCTGGGGCCGCCATAAACTACCACTCCCATGGTGCCCCCCGCTGAGGCCAAGCAAGGCCTCGAAGTGGACCGATCGCTCCTTCGGGGTTTGGGGCCATGGAGCCTTCCTCAGAGTGCCAGTGccctcaataaactacaactcccatgattcccCCAGCGCTGTGGCGAAGCAAAGCGGACCAATTATTCACTGTGTTTGCggccattgagccttctctgtgagagaatcCCAGTGcccgcaataaactacaactcccatgattccctatcGCTGAGGCAAACGGCCACAACGTGCATCGTTTCTTCAGTTTTAGGCCATTGAGCCTTCCTCGGCCAGAGTGCCAAGGctcacaaactacaactcccatgagtcAAAGCGAATAAGTTCTTCGGCGTTTTGCGCCATTGAGCCTTCT includes the following:
- the BTBD2 gene encoding BTB/POZ domain-containing protein 2; the encoded protein is MFNGGMATTSTEIELPDVEPAAFLALLKFLYSDEVQIGPETVMTTLYTAKKYAVPALEAHCVEFLKKNLRADNAFMLLTQARLFDEPQLASLCLENIDKNTSDAINAEGFTDIDLDTLVAVLERDTLGIREVRLFNAVVRWSEAECQRQQLQVVPENKRKALGKALSLIRFPLMTIEEFAAGPAQSGILTDREVVSLFLHFTVNPKPRVEFIDRPRCCLRGKECSINRFQQVESRWGYSGTSDRIRFSVNKRIFIVGFGLYGSIHGPTDYQVNIQIIHTDSNTILGQNDTGFSCDGSSNTFRVMFKEPVEILPTVSYTACATLKGPDSHYGTKGLRKVIHESPTTGTKTCFTFCYAAGNNNGTSVEDGQIPEIIFYT